The following proteins come from a genomic window of Terribacillus aidingensis:
- a CDS encoding response regulator transcription factor, with the protein MSHHIIVVEDDKNIRNIVEAYLKKEGYQISVAETAELALEIADKETPDMWIMDIMLPGMDGYALCNKIRQTSEVPIIIISAKDEEIDRILGLELGGDDYLTKPFSPRELVARVKRLFKRWNPKTNQEPQPAKQMDLQAGDLQLQLGERRVYWHEAEVEVTAKEFEMLVILVQNPNRAFSRDELLTQVWGEDYFGSDRAVDDLVKRLRKKMDGIPIETVWGFGYRFRMSEA; encoded by the coding sequence ATGTCACATCATATAATCGTTGTCGAAGACGATAAAAATATAAGAAATATAGTAGAAGCTTATCTGAAAAAGGAGGGCTATCAAATCAGCGTGGCGGAAACTGCAGAGCTTGCGCTTGAGATTGCGGATAAAGAAACGCCGGACATGTGGATCATGGATATCATGCTTCCGGGAATGGATGGATACGCACTTTGCAACAAAATCCGTCAAACGAGCGAAGTGCCGATCATCATCATTTCTGCGAAGGATGAAGAAATCGACAGAATCCTCGGCTTGGAGCTTGGCGGAGATGATTACCTGACCAAACCTTTCAGCCCTAGGGAATTGGTTGCGCGTGTGAAACGTTTATTTAAGAGATGGAACCCCAAAACAAACCAGGAACCACAGCCGGCTAAACAAATGGATCTCCAAGCGGGGGACTTGCAGCTGCAATTAGGAGAACGGCGTGTTTACTGGCATGAAGCAGAAGTAGAAGTGACAGCGAAAGAATTCGAAATGTTAGTCATCCTTGTGCAGAATCCGAACCGAGCCTTTTCACGTGATGAATTGCTTACACAAGTGTGGGGAGAAGATTATTTCGGCAGTGATCGTGCTGTAGATGATTTAGTAAAACGACTCCGCAAGAAAATGGACGGCATTCCGATTGAAACGGTTTGGGGCTTTGGATACCGGTTCAGAATGAGCGAAGCATGA
- a CDS encoding ribonucleoside-diphosphate reductase subunit alpha, whose amino-acid sequence MLDTTQTVNWKEHVAAVLESRFAEADAKHLIQYGERLMDQKAWSSDKEWLNQLILEGLSQLDEEEPQWTYIAASLYLEQLYFQASQNRGYNFEEKYGSFYSLIQQLTEIGIYNKFLLDTYSEEEINHFHSLIDYKKDGLFTYIGLRTLADRYLATDHKGGTYELPQERFMIIAMTVMSKEPKETRKELVTEAYWALSNLYMTVATPTLSNSGKSYGQLSSCFIDTVDDSLQGIFDSNTDIANLSKNGGGIGVYLGKIRSRGSAIKGFEGASSGVLPWMKQLNNTAVSVDQLGQRKGAIATYLDIWHKDIFPFLDAKLNNGDERQRTHDLFTGVCLPDIFMEQVQSRGNWYLFDPHEVRRVMGFSLEDFYDETRGDGSFREKYWACVENPDLHKEEIPAINVMKRILRSQLETGGPFMFYRDEVNRQNANKHAGMIYSSNLCTEIMQNQSPTIMTEQVTQDGKIIITKEPGDFVVCNLSSISLAKAVTEDVLERLIPIQVRMLDNVIDLNTIPVLQAQITNQKYRAIGLGTFGWHHLLALKQIDWESDEAVAYADELYEKIAYLTIRSSMEIAKEKGVYPVFEGSDWADGSYFDNKGYTTGDSELDWKGLQEQVKENGMRNAYLMAVAPNSSTALIAGSTATTDPIFSKFYSEEKKDYKIPVTAPDLNEETDRFYKSAYEIDQQWSVKQNAARQKHIDQAISFNMYVPNSIKAKELLDLHIAVWDSGIKTSYYLRSTSN is encoded by the coding sequence ATGTTAGATACGACACAAACAGTCAATTGGAAAGAGCATGTGGCAGCCGTGCTCGAATCACGCTTTGCAGAAGCTGATGCAAAACATCTGATTCAATATGGTGAACGCCTGATGGATCAGAAGGCTTGGTCATCAGATAAAGAGTGGTTGAACCAACTTATATTGGAAGGCTTGTCACAGCTGGATGAAGAAGAGCCGCAATGGACATACATCGCTGCCAGCCTGTATCTTGAACAGCTTTATTTCCAAGCATCACAAAACCGAGGTTACAATTTCGAAGAGAAATACGGATCATTCTACAGCTTGATTCAGCAATTGACTGAGATCGGTATCTATAACAAATTCCTTCTCGACACATACAGTGAAGAGGAAATCAATCATTTCCATAGCTTGATCGACTACAAGAAAGACGGACTGTTCACATACATCGGTCTGCGTACGCTGGCAGATCGTTATCTTGCGACCGACCATAAAGGCGGAACATATGAGCTTCCGCAGGAGAGATTCATGATCATCGCAATGACAGTCATGAGCAAAGAGCCTAAGGAAACGCGCAAAGAGCTTGTAACAGAAGCTTACTGGGCATTAAGCAATCTTTATATGACAGTCGCTACACCAACATTGTCTAACTCAGGTAAGAGTTATGGTCAGCTTTCCAGCTGCTTCATTGATACAGTCGATGACAGCCTGCAAGGAATCTTCGACAGCAATACAGACATCGCCAACCTTTCAAAAAACGGAGGCGGTATCGGTGTTTATCTAGGTAAGATCCGCAGCCGAGGCAGTGCGATCAAAGGGTTCGAAGGTGCATCTTCTGGTGTGCTTCCTTGGATGAAACAGCTTAACAATACTGCAGTTAGTGTGGACCAGCTTGGTCAGCGTAAAGGTGCGATTGCCACATATCTTGATATTTGGCATAAAGACATCTTCCCATTCCTTGACGCGAAGCTGAATAACGGTGATGAGCGTCAGCGTACACATGATTTGTTCACTGGTGTCTGCCTGCCAGATATCTTCATGGAACAAGTACAATCTCGCGGTAATTGGTATCTATTCGATCCGCATGAAGTTCGACGTGTCATGGGCTTTTCTTTGGAAGATTTCTATGATGAGACTAGAGGCGATGGTTCCTTCCGTGAGAAGTACTGGGCTTGTGTAGAGAATCCAGACCTGCATAAGGAAGAGATTCCAGCTATCAATGTGATGAAACGTATCCTGCGCAGCCAGCTGGAAACGGGCGGACCGTTCATGTTCTACCGGGATGAAGTAAACCGTCAGAATGCCAATAAGCATGCTGGTATGATTTATTCCAGTAACCTCTGTACGGAAATCATGCAAAACCAAAGCCCGACTATCATGACAGAACAAGTCACTCAAGATGGTAAAATCATCATTACAAAAGAACCGGGTGACTTCGTTGTGTGTAACCTGTCCTCCATCTCTTTGGCTAAGGCAGTTACAGAAGATGTCCTGGAACGCCTGATTCCGATTCAGGTTCGTATGCTGGACAATGTTATTGATTTGAATACAATTCCTGTTTTGCAAGCTCAGATCACAAACCAGAAATACCGTGCTATTGGACTAGGAACGTTTGGATGGCATCACTTGCTTGCATTGAAACAAATCGATTGGGAAAGTGATGAAGCTGTAGCGTATGCAGATGAACTTTATGAGAAAATTGCTTACCTGACAATTCGATCCAGCATGGAAATTGCGAAGGAAAAAGGTGTTTACCCTGTTTTCGAAGGTTCCGACTGGGCAGATGGAAGCTATTTTGATAATAAAGGCTACACAACCGGCGATTCCGAACTAGACTGGAAAGGCCTGCAGGAGCAGGTGAAAGAGAATGGTATGCGTAACGCGTACTTGATGGCGGTAGCGCCGAACTCTTCTACTGCATTGATTGCAGGAAGCACAGCTACGACAGATCCGATCTTCAGTAAGTTCTATTCTGAAGAGAAGAAGGACTATAAAATTCCGGTTACTGCACCTGATTTGAATGAAGAAACAGATCGCTTCTATAAATCCGCTTATGAAATCGATCAGCAGTGGAGCGTGAAGCAAAATGCAGCGCGCCAAAAGCATATCGATCAGGCGATTTCTTTCAATATGTATGTTCCGAATTCCATCAAAGCAAAAGAATTGCTTGATTTGCATATTGCTGTTTGGGATTCTGGTATTAAGACATCTTATTATTTGCGTTCTACATCCAACTAA
- a CDS encoding glycosyltransferase, which produces MQTVLIGTTVKQDPDILAAYLDSLNRLQTTESSIFYCFIDDNDDPKSSSLLSAFAAEHDAVILPSETTDSYQKDEHTHYWTEALIWKVAALKNKIISYAVEQKMDYIFFVDSDIVLHPATLEKLLASQKDIISCIFWTQWQPGTQALPQVWLMDEYEQFTHHRGESLSDTERAARHQEFLEQMRKPGTYEVGGLGACTLITREALNKGVHFGEIPNLSFWGEDRHFCIRAAALGISLFVDTHYPAFHLYRKTDLAKLPAFRWEHNWPGHNYRITKDTSNTLTLSMIVKNESGRYLERSLRSSLPAVDQAVIIDDHSTDNTAAICRKLCREYDVPLTLIENPQSGFSNEIELRKQQWQATIAAEPDWILNLDADEVLDNVFLKEKDQLLNQADLDLYSFRLFDFWDEERYREDQYWQAHLFYRPFLLRYQPVFPYEWRETPVHCGRFPENIFQLPNGISNVRIKHFGWARAEDRIRKYERYRQQDPEAIYGQKAQYESILDPDPKLIKWKEVSSFER; this is translated from the coding sequence ATGCAAACCGTATTGATCGGCACAACTGTAAAACAAGACCCCGACATATTAGCTGCCTATTTGGATTCCCTCAACAGACTGCAAACAACAGAATCATCGATTTTCTACTGCTTCATCGATGATAATGATGATCCAAAATCGAGCTCCTTACTTTCCGCTTTCGCTGCAGAACATGATGCTGTCATCCTCCCATCCGAAACCACAGATTCCTATCAGAAGGATGAACACACCCACTACTGGACAGAAGCTCTTATTTGGAAAGTGGCAGCACTGAAGAATAAAATCATTTCCTATGCGGTCGAGCAGAAAATGGATTATATCTTTTTTGTCGATTCCGATATTGTACTCCACCCGGCCACATTGGAAAAATTACTAGCCAGTCAAAAAGATATCATTTCCTGTATTTTCTGGACCCAATGGCAGCCTGGCACGCAGGCTCTTCCCCAAGTCTGGTTAATGGATGAATATGAACAATTCACCCACCACCGCGGCGAATCTTTATCGGATACAGAACGTGCAGCACGGCACCAGGAATTTCTGGAACAGATGCGGAAACCAGGAACATATGAAGTAGGAGGATTGGGTGCTTGTACTCTTATCACCAGGGAAGCTTTAAATAAGGGAGTCCATTTCGGGGAAATACCTAATCTCTCCTTTTGGGGAGAAGATCGCCACTTTTGTATTCGTGCAGCAGCACTCGGCATCTCGCTATTTGTCGATACACATTACCCTGCCTTTCACCTTTACCGCAAGACGGATCTTGCAAAGCTCCCTGCATTCAGATGGGAGCATAACTGGCCTGGGCATAACTATCGCATTACGAAGGATACCAGTAATACCCTCACTCTATCCATGATTGTCAAAAATGAATCCGGACGCTATCTAGAGCGTTCGCTGCGATCTTCTCTTCCCGCAGTTGATCAGGCCGTCATCATTGATGATCATAGTACAGATAATACAGCAGCCATTTGCCGGAAGCTTTGCAGGGAGTATGACGTTCCGCTGACATTGATCGAAAATCCCCAGTCCGGATTCAGCAACGAAATAGAGCTGCGGAAACAGCAGTGGCAGGCAACAATTGCAGCGGAACCTGATTGGATTCTGAATCTCGATGCGGATGAAGTACTGGATAACGTTTTCCTCAAAGAAAAAGACCAGCTGCTGAATCAAGCTGATCTCGATCTTTATTCATTCCGCTTATTCGATTTCTGGGATGAAGAGCGTTACCGGGAGGATCAGTACTGGCAAGCACATCTATTTTACCGTCCATTCCTGCTGCGCTATCAGCCCGTATTTCCATATGAATGGCGGGAAACACCTGTTCATTGCGGTCGCTTCCCGGAAAATATCTTTCAGCTGCCGAATGGCATCAGCAACGTCCGTATCAAGCATTTTGGCTGGGCCAGAGCGGAGGATCGCATACGAAAATACGAACGCTATCGCCAGCAGGATCCAGAAGCAATCTATGGCCAGAAGGCGCAATATGAAAGCATTTTGGATCCTGATCCGAAGTTAATCAAGTGGAAGGAGGTTTCTTCTTTCGAAAGATAG
- a CDS encoding Type 1 glutamine amidotransferase-like domain-containing protein, translating to MQTRRLYLLGGNTSQEEANVHFAKAAGGESAHIALLIVYRKGWEAFLPRYTSHWIAQGVHESNVSVIVPNEKGELDIAKSAEIITSATGIFIGGGHSETYYSIYTKQPFKGLLREKYAAGTPLAGNSAGALLMPETVLLSPHDTDNNRAWSGPGLGILSNQLISVHFSQWQDEPNILAGLHQHDIPFGYGIDEDACLYLENEKPAAVFGNEQVKRIEKGTL from the coding sequence ATGCAAACCAGAAGACTGTACCTGCTCGGAGGAAATACCTCGCAGGAAGAAGCGAATGTCCACTTTGCCAAAGCAGCAGGCGGGGAAAGCGCTCATATCGCATTATTGATTGTATATCGAAAAGGCTGGGAAGCATTCCTGCCCCGTTATACAAGTCACTGGATTGCCCAAGGAGTTCATGAGAGCAATGTATCCGTGATCGTACCGAATGAAAAAGGTGAATTGGATATAGCAAAATCGGCTGAGATTATCACAAGTGCTACAGGCATTTTCATTGGAGGCGGTCATTCGGAAACATACTATAGCATCTACACCAAACAACCATTCAAGGGGCTGTTAAGAGAAAAATATGCTGCAGGTACACCGCTGGCTGGCAATAGCGCGGGAGCATTGCTTATGCCTGAAACCGTCCTGCTGTCCCCACACGATACGGACAATAACCGCGCTTGGAGCGGACCTGGACTCGGCATTCTTTCTAATCAGCTAATCAGTGTCCATTTTTCTCAATGGCAGGATGAGCCGAATATCCTTGCCGGTCTTCATCAACACGACATCCCTTTCGGGTATGGCATAGATGAGGATGCCTGTTTATATTTAGAGAACGAGAAGCCAGCAGCAGTCTTCGGAAATGAACAAGTCAAGCGCATAGAAAAAGGGACCCTGTAA
- a CDS encoding trypsin-like peptidase domain-containing protein: protein MNRDNDKPYNEYPDDQHSSSYEQENSYPDETNKGSETEEESPKYSQAIQVDEPINQPQQPKQKGKVWTSFVSGIAGGVLVLAIVAVLVFTNVISFGSNAASPATMGTNNTSTTKSSNQALATQTSTENLTNAIQDASAAVVGVENLQQADLFSESEEAGSGSGVIYKKEGGKAYVVTNHHVVDGASSLEVTLSNGQKEKATLLGSDEISDLAVLEIDGTNVDQVATFGTSDDLTVGQQAIAIGNPLGAEFAGSVTQGIISGLDRSVAVDSNNDGTEDWVTEVLQTDAAINPGNSGGALINANGEIIGINSMKIAQEEVEGIGFAIPIDVAKPIINQLESTGKVERPYIGIGAVSLDQVPQVNAQQTLNLPEDVTQGVVLAQVVESSPAADAGLQQYDVVTKIDDQDITSMVDLRSYLYSDKNIGDEVTVTYYRDGNKETTKLTLAKEQTTQSDQSTQQQQQQ from the coding sequence ATGAACAGAGACAATGACAAACCATACAATGAGTATCCAGATGATCAGCACTCTTCTTCATATGAACAGGAAAACTCCTACCCGGATGAAACGAATAAAGGTTCCGAGACTGAAGAAGAATCTCCGAAATACAGCCAAGCGATTCAAGTAGATGAACCAATCAATCAGCCGCAGCAGCCGAAACAAAAAGGCAAGGTATGGACAAGCTTCGTCAGCGGAATTGCAGGCGGGGTTTTAGTTCTTGCAATCGTTGCAGTGCTTGTATTCACAAATGTCATATCCTTTGGTTCCAATGCAGCAAGCCCGGCAACTATGGGAACGAACAATACATCAACAACAAAATCAAGTAACCAGGCATTGGCTACACAAACAAGTACGGAAAATCTGACCAATGCTATACAGGACGCTTCTGCGGCGGTAGTAGGAGTAGAGAATCTGCAGCAGGCTGATTTATTCTCCGAATCCGAGGAAGCTGGATCTGGATCAGGCGTCATCTATAAAAAAGAAGGTGGCAAAGCATACGTTGTGACCAACCATCACGTTGTCGACGGAGCATCCAGCTTGGAAGTAACCCTTTCCAACGGACAGAAGGAAAAAGCAACCTTGCTGGGATCTGATGAAATCAGCGACTTAGCTGTATTGGAAATTGACGGAACAAATGTAGATCAGGTAGCCACATTCGGTACTTCGGATGATCTGACAGTCGGACAGCAAGCGATTGCGATCGGTAACCCATTAGGTGCTGAATTTGCAGGTTCTGTGACGCAAGGTATCATCAGCGGACTGGATCGTTCTGTAGCGGTAGATTCCAATAATGATGGTACAGAGGACTGGGTAACAGAAGTATTACAAACAGATGCTGCTATTAACCCTGGTAACAGCGGTGGTGCCTTGATAAATGCAAACGGTGAAATCATCGGTATCAACTCTATGAAGATTGCCCAAGAAGAAGTCGAGGGTATTGGTTTTGCTATTCCGATTGATGTAGCTAAACCAATCATCAATCAACTTGAATCTACAGGCAAAGTTGAACGTCCTTACATCGGTATCGGCGCAGTCAGCCTCGATCAAGTACCGCAAGTAAATGCGCAGCAAACGTTGAACCTTCCTGAAGACGTGACTCAAGGTGTTGTGCTTGCTCAGGTAGTGGAAAGCTCTCCGGCAGCAGATGCTGGTCTGCAGCAATACGATGTTGTTACGAAAATCGACGACCAGGACATTACGAGCATGGTCGACTTACGCTCTTACCTGTATTCCGATAAAAATATCGGCGACGAAGTAACTGTTACGTATTACCGTGACGGAAACAAAGAAACAACGAAACTTACATTAGCGAAGGAACAAACAACACAGTCAGATCAATCTACACAACAACAGCAGCAACAATAA
- a CDS encoding yteA family sporulation protein — protein sequence MVRQETLNACKEMLENRLQELKQALKDHFGVEMSYTKDAMGELSNYDNHPGDTATELYEREKDIALNDHLEQEMKDVQAALKRIEDGSFGICMKSGKQIPEERLLAMPTAETLVEYKPQRMTLHDRPAEEAVIHPRLEDLEGKDDEEDTEHNFYDGEDALQDLQAYGSSETPSDFVNTEKDYDYMAVNSDEEVGGAQDIENFLLADMDGKFDGVNEDHEKYEDYLEDADVKSILYDE from the coding sequence ATGGTCAGACAAGAGACATTGAATGCCTGTAAAGAAATGCTTGAGAATCGTTTGCAGGAATTGAAACAGGCGCTGAAGGACCATTTTGGTGTCGAGATGTCCTACACAAAGGATGCTATGGGTGAGCTGAGCAACTATGATAATCACCCTGGAGATACAGCAACGGAGCTATATGAGCGGGAGAAGGATATCGCGCTGAATGATCATCTGGAGCAGGAGATGAAGGACGTCCAAGCTGCCCTGAAAAGAATAGAAGATGGATCCTTTGGGATTTGTATGAAATCAGGAAAACAGATTCCGGAAGAACGTCTGCTGGCGATGCCGACAGCAGAAACGCTTGTGGAGTACAAGCCGCAGAGAATGACACTGCATGACCGCCCAGCCGAGGAAGCTGTCATCCATCCTCGTCTCGAAGATTTGGAAGGAAAAGATGACGAAGAAGACACGGAGCATAATTTCTATGATGGAGAGGATGCCTTGCAGGATCTGCAAGCGTATGGCTCATCCGAAACGCCTTCCGATTTCGTCAATACAGAAAAAGATTATGATTATATGGCTGTAAATTCCGATGAAGAGGTGGGCGGAGCACAGGATATCGAGAATTTCCTGCTTGCCGACATGGATGGGAAGTTTGATGGAGTAAACGAGGATCATGAGAAGTATGAGGATTATCTGGAGGATGCAGACGTTAAATCCATTCTCTATGACGAGTAA
- a CDS encoding NUDIX domain-containing protein: MVDKVLAYILSNRNNTYHMLVHEHMDFPEAGLQIPGGTVAPGENLLTALHREIFEESGLRDLPDGELVASAPFLHPDKHELQHRHFFLILIKQQLPDAWDHRVFGNGADNGLVFRYRWYDIQSVPPLAASQDQFLHVVRVTIQAHPRS; the protein is encoded by the coding sequence TTGGTTGATAAAGTTCTAGCTTACATCCTATCCAACCGTAATAATACCTATCACATGCTCGTCCATGAACACATGGATTTCCCCGAGGCAGGGTTACAGATTCCAGGAGGTACAGTCGCCCCCGGTGAAAACTTGTTAACCGCATTGCATAGAGAGATCTTCGAAGAGTCTGGATTGCGTGATTTGCCTGATGGTGAATTGGTCGCTAGTGCACCATTCCTCCATCCAGACAAGCACGAGCTCCAGCACCGGCATTTCTTTTTGATACTAATAAAGCAGCAGCTACCTGACGCATGGGATCATCGTGTCTTTGGAAATGGAGCTGATAACGGATTGGTCTTCCGTTATCGGTGGTACGATATCCAATCCGTTCCGCCGTTAGCAGCCTCACAGGATCAGTTCCTGCATGTGGTTAGAGTAACTATACAGGCACATCCACGCTCTTAA
- a CDS encoding class I SAM-dependent methyltransferase, which produces MLTEAWTSRFFKHDDRKERDFVLKLPDAWWSRSYEYGWAASFVEADDIVLDAASGISHPFKFHLAASAKTVYACDIDSRITDDQAILEDVTKDFGPEETARLPEDLLRNIHRAEANLTSLPYEDAFFDKIFCISVMEHLDVSVQKRAWEQFSRILKPDGYVIMTFDYPTVDISILETLAELGGFEYAGPVESEMPADALFNDQWGRLYCYRAIFRKKKPPST; this is translated from the coding sequence ATGTTGACAGAAGCATGGACTTCAAGATTTTTCAAGCATGATGATCGTAAGGAACGCGATTTTGTGCTTAAATTACCGGATGCTTGGTGGAGCCGCAGCTATGAATATGGATGGGCGGCTTCTTTTGTAGAAGCGGATGATATCGTATTGGATGCTGCATCAGGAATCAGCCATCCGTTTAAGTTTCATTTAGCAGCTTCAGCTAAAACAGTATATGCATGTGATATAGATAGCAGGATTACAGATGATCAGGCGATTCTGGAGGATGTGACCAAGGATTTTGGCCCGGAGGAAACGGCGCGTTTACCTGAAGACCTGCTCCGGAATATCCATCGTGCTGAAGCTAATCTGACATCATTGCCCTATGAGGATGCATTTTTCGATAAAATCTTCTGTATCTCGGTGATGGAGCACCTGGATGTTAGCGTGCAAAAACGTGCTTGGGAGCAATTCAGCCGTATTTTGAAACCGGACGGTTATGTCATCATGACATTCGACTATCCAACAGTCGATATTAGTATTCTAGAAACATTGGCGGAGCTTGGGGGCTTTGAATATGCCGGACCAGTTGAATCGGAAATGCCTGCAGATGCGCTATTCAATGATCAGTGGGGACGACTGTATTGCTACCGAGCTATCTTTCGAAAGAAGAAACCTCCTTCCACTTGA